One window from the genome of Hoplias malabaricus isolate fHopMal1 chromosome X2, fHopMal1.hap1, whole genome shotgun sequence encodes:
- the LOC136677144 gene encoding uveal autoantigen with coiled-coil domains and ankyrin repeats-like isoform X3 yields the protein MKSLKYRLKKHEVTITNTDWNKYDDRLMKAVERGEVEKVASVLSKKGIIPTKLDVEGRSAFHLAATRGHLDCLNLILSHGVDITATDATGKNALHLAARNGQSLCVQKLLQHSCPVGNVDLQGRTALHDAVMAGCSSSVKLLCDSGASVNASDFDGRTPLVLATQMCHPRICQLLLERGADIRVKDKQNKTALVLGCEYACKDAVEVLLKNGADVTAVDGFGHDSYHYARLSKNQELISLVKSYLDSATKAKEALRMEQKKRQLSVDTASETSSNRDQIIHDLEKQNESQQETLRKYHQDQRALLDKINMLQQQLSQEKSMVEDVHKEREQLKLLLSAKEKEEGARATETVKVQLRSQLGDYAGKENVLVRQSRSVDSAQILQPPVPSRSVSRPLELSPPVTGTTNEMDILRQELISTRKKHEAAQEEAGYLQAALTQKTHECEELIKNREVAKREADRQIQELEGALGDVQKRMLDSEAKVKQLQAHVVAVKEHLGNQMVDDLKTQLGDVKAKYEGASAEVGRVRNHLKHSEKALEEYKKSEGLLAQEVERLAAELNVLKEERAQMAETLIETEAQVKEAEVRLTAVVPVEKFDNMKNLLTNAVDEKERQLAELREDYDRVLEEVAELHREKGGQDTILLQEHERVRTTLEEQCAVLKKKLADVTSKCQSLICEVEEGEDERELLRKDLQELTQNLQTKFISIDSHEKMRSALELALEELKDQLEETEERLKTIREEKVSLFENMNNLKSTHMPREIYESEVAVLSSRSTEMEKDLESLQRKFQEKVKELEVVASENVTLKRSIEGEFVKKDVHEQVRLELGEALARAKAEIAKLEEDGRVKEEELRKVKEGSAKLKEEFENVQKKLKQDYISLAEHEAVTGKLTSALAGAQKRADEASTKYQSAQEDNTKLHKEIEAQKKELDAIQDAIHSKFVPLTTAEEKEKSFNATLKDLKEKLVDVQVRYESAKADLECQRQEKEAMKLEISSVQQKLEANVVSSEKHREVEDDYKSQVETLSLKLVEMEQQYMEVTVQRAELEEQNALCTAEIQNLQRRLESEFVQMEQFETLQCSLGSSLQEAQAECDRLREVYNLEVQHVQELERELQGRSNDSQLLQTLEREVTDLRLALREEEETSAQRAEDVATLQTELLRATHALDDLRSHEGQVAELRAEKQRLEEEVTELSDRLLGLEDQCEDLYKELTQAREGESRARTETENLQAKSISIEKEIRELKERYDNSLVTIGDLQRRIQTSSEQTEAKDKRITELLADVERLKQALNGLSQLAYTGNTPNKRHTQHIDTLQAQVKSLQQQLADAERQHREVVSIYRTHLLSAAQGHMDEDVQAALLQIIRMRQQFVC from the exons aacacAGACTGGAATAAGTATGATGACAGGTTGATGAAGGCTGTAGAAAGAGGGGAGGTGGAGAAAGTTGCAAGTGTACTCAGTAAGAAGGGTATCATCCCAACAAAACTTGACGTCGAGGGCCGCTCTGC tTTCCATCTTGCAGCCACCAGAGGACACCTGGACTGCCTTAACCTCATCCTCAGCCATGGTGTTGATATCACAGCCACAGATGCCACAG GGAAAAATGCCTTGCACCTGGCAGCCCGAAATGGACAGTCATTGTGTGTCCAGAAACTACTGCAG CACAGCTGTCCAGTTGGAAATGTGGACCTGCAGGGGAGAACAGCACTTCATGATGCAG TCATGGCAGGCTGCTCCTCCAGTGTTAAACTATTGTGTGACAGTGGGGCTTCTGTCAATGCCAGTGACTTT gaTGGACGAACTCCTTTGGTGCTGGCCACTCAGATGTGTCATCCCCGTATTTGTCAGCTCCTGCTCGAGCGAGGAGCTGACATCAGAGTGAAAGACAAACAGAACAA AACTGCATTGGTCCTGGGCTGTGAGTATGCTTGTAAGGATGCTGTGGAGGTTTTGCTAAAGAATGGTGCTGATGTCACTGCTGTGGATGGCTTTGGTCATGACAGTTATCACTACGCCCGGCTCAGCAAAAACCAGGAGCTTATCAGCCTCGTCAAGAGCTACTTGgacagtgctacaaaag CAAAGGAGGCATTGAGGATGgaacagaaaaagagacag CTGTCTGTGGATACTGCCTCTGAGACATCATCTAATAGGGATCAGATCATTCAC GACTTGGAGAAACAGAATGAAAGCCAACAGGAAACTCTAAGGAAATATCATCAGGATCAAAGGGCTCTGTTGGACAAAATTAACATGCTGCAACAGCAACTTAGTCAG GAAAAATCAATGGTGGAGGACGTTCACAAAGAG AGGGAACAACTGAAGCTCCTGCTGTCAGCCAAAGAGAAGGAAGAAGGAGCCAGGGCTACAGAGACCGTGAAGGTTCAGCTCCGGAGCCAACTG GGAGATTACGCAG GGAAGGAGAATGTTCTCGTCAGGCAGTCTCGTAGTGTGGATTCTGCTCAG ATTTTACAGCCCCCGGTTCCCTCACGTTCCGTATCTCGGCCGTTGGAGCTCTCTCCCCCGGTGACTGGGACCACTAACGAGATGGACATTCTACGGCAAGAACTGATCTCTACCCGTAAGAAGCATGAGGCAGCCCAAGAAGAGGCGGGCTACCTGCAGGCAGCACTGACTCAGAAGACCCATGAATGTGAGGAACTGATCAAAAACCGTGAGGTGGCCAAACGTGAGGCGGACCGGCAAATTCAGGAATTGGAGGGGGCACTGGGAGATGTACAGAAGAGAATGCTGGACTCTGAAGCCAAGGTCAAACAGCTACAGGCCCATGTGGTGGCTGTGAAGGAACACCTAGGCAATCAGATGGTGGATGACCTTAAAACTCAGCTTGGCGACGTCAAGGCCAAATATGAGGGCGCTTCAGCTGAGGTTGGCCGAGTTAGGAACCATCTAAAGCATAGCGAGAAAGCTTTAGAGGAGTACAAGAAGAGTGAGGGTCTTCTGGCCCAGGAGGTCGAGAGACTGGCTGCTGAACTGAACGTGTTGAAAGAAGAGCGGGCACAGATGGCTGAAACTTTGATAGAAACTGAGGCTCAAGTTAAAGAAGCAGAAGTTCGTCTGACGGCCGTGGTTCCTGTAGAGAAATTTGACAACATGAAGAACCTGCTGACCAACGCTGTGgatgagaaagaaagacaacTGGCCGAGCTGAGGGAGGACTATGACCGCGTGCTGGAGGAGGTGGCGGAGCTTCACAGGGAGAAAGGAGGTCAGGACACCATCCTGCTTCAGGAACACGAGAGGGTCAGGACCACTCTGGAGGAACAGTGTGCTGTCTTGAAGAAGAAGTTGGCTGACGTCACTTCCAAGTGCCAGTCCCTGATTTGTGAGGTCGAAGAGGGCGAGGACGAGCGAGAGTTACTCCGGAAAGACCTACAAGAGCTCACCCAAAATCTCCAAACCAAGTTCATTTCCATCGACTCTCATGAAAAAATGAGGAGTGCGCTGGAACTTGCACTGGAGGAGCTGAAGGATCAACTAGAGGAGACGGAGGAGCGTCTAAAAACGATCCGGGAGGAGAAGGTCTCTCTCTTTGAGAACATGAACAACCTAAAGAGCACTCACATGCCCCGTGAAATATATGAAAGCGAAGTTGCTGTGCTGTCTTCCCGCAGCACAGAAATGGAGAAAGACCTAGAGAGTCTCCAGAGGAAGTTTCAGGAAAAAGTGAAGGAGCTGGAGGTCGTGGCATCTGAGAACGTGACACTGAAACGGAGCATTGAAGGAGAGTTTGTTAAAAAGGACGTGCATGAACAAGTTCGTTTGGAATTGGGCGAAGCTTTGGCAAGAGCCAAGGCTGAAATTGCCAAGTTGGAGGAAGATGGAAGAGTCAAAGAAGAAGAGCTGAGAAAGGTGAAAGAAGGAAGCGCTAAGTTGAAGGAGGAGTTTGAGAATGTGCAGAAGAAATTAAAGCAGGACTATATCAGCCTCGCTGAACATGAGGCAGTGACGGGCAAGCTGACCTCTGCCTTAGCTGGGGCCCAAAAGAGAGCCGATGAAGCCTCCACCAAATATCAGTCTGCTCAAGAAGACAACACGAAACTTCATAAAGAAATTGAAGCCCAGAAGAAAGAGCTAGACGCTATTCAGGATGCCATTCATTCCAAGTTTGTGCCACTGACCACTgcggaggagaaggagaagtcTTTTAATGCTACTTTGAAGGACCTAAAAGAGAAACTCGTTGACGTGCAGGTAAGGTACGAGAGTGCTAAGGCCGACTTGGAATGTCAGAGACAGGAGAAGGAGGCAATGAAATTAGAGATTTCTTCTGTACAGCAGAAGCTGGAGGCTAACGTTGTGTCCAGTGAGAAACACAGGGAGGTGGAGGATGACTATAAAAGCCAGGTGGAAACATTGAGTCTGAAGTTGGTGGAGATGGAGCAGCAGTACATGGAAGTGACTGTACAGAGAGCGGAGCTGGAAGAACAGAATGCACTGTGCACAGCGGAAATCCAAAATCTCCAGCGCCGACTGGAGAGCGAGTTTGTTCAGATGGAGCAGTTTGAGACCTTGCAGTGCTCTTTGGGCTCCAGCTTGCAGGAGGCACAGGCTGAGTGTGATCGGCTCCGGGAAGTCTATAATCTGGAGGTCCAACACGTCCAAGAGTTGGAGAGAGAGCTGCAAGGTCGCAGTAATGATAGTCAGTTATTACAGACCTTGGAGAGGGAGGTGACTGATCTCCGGCTGGCcctgagggaggaggaggagaccaGTGCACAGAGGGCTGAGGACGTGGCCACCCTGCAAACAGAGCTTCTCAGAGCAACGCACGCCTTGGATGACCTCCGCAGCCATGAAGGACAGGTGGCTGAACTACGGGCAGAAAAGCAAAGACTGGAGGAGGAGGTGACTGAGCTCAGCGATCGGCTCTTGGGCCTGGAGGATCAATGTGAGGATCTCTACAAAGAGCTGACTCAGGCCCGAGAGGGTGAGAGCAGGGCACGGACAGAGACGGAGAACCTCCAGGCCAAGAGCATTTCAATTGAGAAAGAGATTCGAGAGCTAAAGGAGAGGTATGACAACTCTCTCGTTACCATCGGAGACCTACAGAGGAGGATTCAGACGTCCTCAGAACAGACTGAGGCCAAAGACAAAAGG aTCACAGAACTGTTGGCTGATGTGGAGAGACTAAAGCAGGCCCTGAATGGCCTGTCCCAGCTGGCATACACTGGCAACACGCCCAAcaaaagacacacacaacacattgaCACACTCCAGGCACAGGTCAAGAGTCTCCAGCAGCAGCTGGCT GATGCTGAGAGGCAACATAGAGAGGTGGTTTCAATTTATCGAACTCATCTTCTAAGTGCTGCACAG ggtCACATGGATGAAGACGTCCAAGCAGCCTTGCTGCAGATTATCCGAATGAGGCAGCAGTTTGTGTGCTAA
- the LOC136677144 gene encoding uveal autoantigen with coiled-coil domains and ankyrin repeats-like isoform X1, which translates to MKSLKYRLKKHEVTITNTDWNKYDDRLMKAVERGEVEKVASVLSKKGIIPTKLDVEGRSAFHLAATRGHLDCLNLILSHGVDITATDATGKNALHLAARNGQSLCVQKLLQHSCPVGNVDLQGRTALHDAVMAGCSSSVKLLCDSGASVNASDFDGRTPLVLATQMCHPRICQLLLERGADIRVKDKQNKTALVLGCEYACKDAVEVLLKNGADVTAVDGFGHDSYHYARLSKNQELISLVKSYLDSATKAKEALRMEQKKRQLSVDTASETSSNRDQIIHDLEKQNESQQETLRKYHQDQRALLDKINMLQQQLSQEKSMVEDVHKEREQLKLLLSAKEKEEGARATETVKVQLRSQLGDYAGQSVIKGKENVLVRQSRSVDSAQILQPPVPSRSVSRPLELSPPVTGTTNEMDILRQELISTRKKHEAAQEEAGYLQAALTQKTHECEELIKNREVAKREADRQIQELEGALGDVQKRMLDSEAKVKQLQAHVVAVKEHLGNQMVDDLKTQLGDVKAKYEGASAEVGRVRNHLKHSEKALEEYKKSEGLLAQEVERLAAELNVLKEERAQMAETLIETEAQVKEAEVRLTAVVPVEKFDNMKNLLTNAVDEKERQLAELREDYDRVLEEVAELHREKGGQDTILLQEHERVRTTLEEQCAVLKKKLADVTSKCQSLICEVEEGEDERELLRKDLQELTQNLQTKFISIDSHEKMRSALELALEELKDQLEETEERLKTIREEKVSLFENMNNLKSTHMPREIYESEVAVLSSRSTEMEKDLESLQRKFQEKVKELEVVASENVTLKRSIEGEFVKKDVHEQVRLELGEALARAKAEIAKLEEDGRVKEEELRKVKEGSAKLKEEFENVQKKLKQDYISLAEHEAVTGKLTSALAGAQKRADEASTKYQSAQEDNTKLHKEIEAQKKELDAIQDAIHSKFVPLTTAEEKEKSFNATLKDLKEKLVDVQVRYESAKADLECQRQEKEAMKLEISSVQQKLEANVVSSEKHREVEDDYKSQVETLSLKLVEMEQQYMEVTVQRAELEEQNALCTAEIQNLQRRLESEFVQMEQFETLQCSLGSSLQEAQAECDRLREVYNLEVQHVQELERELQGRSNDSQLLQTLEREVTDLRLALREEEETSAQRAEDVATLQTELLRATHALDDLRSHEGQVAELRAEKQRLEEEVTELSDRLLGLEDQCEDLYKELTQAREGESRARTETENLQAKSISIEKEIRELKERYDNSLVTIGDLQRRIQTSSEQTEAKDKRITELLADVERLKQALNGLSQLAYTGNTPNKRHTQHIDTLQAQVKSLQQQLADAERQHREVVSIYRTHLLSAAQGHMDEDVQAALLQIIRMRQQFVC; encoded by the exons aacacAGACTGGAATAAGTATGATGACAGGTTGATGAAGGCTGTAGAAAGAGGGGAGGTGGAGAAAGTTGCAAGTGTACTCAGTAAGAAGGGTATCATCCCAACAAAACTTGACGTCGAGGGCCGCTCTGC tTTCCATCTTGCAGCCACCAGAGGACACCTGGACTGCCTTAACCTCATCCTCAGCCATGGTGTTGATATCACAGCCACAGATGCCACAG GGAAAAATGCCTTGCACCTGGCAGCCCGAAATGGACAGTCATTGTGTGTCCAGAAACTACTGCAG CACAGCTGTCCAGTTGGAAATGTGGACCTGCAGGGGAGAACAGCACTTCATGATGCAG TCATGGCAGGCTGCTCCTCCAGTGTTAAACTATTGTGTGACAGTGGGGCTTCTGTCAATGCCAGTGACTTT gaTGGACGAACTCCTTTGGTGCTGGCCACTCAGATGTGTCATCCCCGTATTTGTCAGCTCCTGCTCGAGCGAGGAGCTGACATCAGAGTGAAAGACAAACAGAACAA AACTGCATTGGTCCTGGGCTGTGAGTATGCTTGTAAGGATGCTGTGGAGGTTTTGCTAAAGAATGGTGCTGATGTCACTGCTGTGGATGGCTTTGGTCATGACAGTTATCACTACGCCCGGCTCAGCAAAAACCAGGAGCTTATCAGCCTCGTCAAGAGCTACTTGgacagtgctacaaaag CAAAGGAGGCATTGAGGATGgaacagaaaaagagacag CTGTCTGTGGATACTGCCTCTGAGACATCATCTAATAGGGATCAGATCATTCAC GACTTGGAGAAACAGAATGAAAGCCAACAGGAAACTCTAAGGAAATATCATCAGGATCAAAGGGCTCTGTTGGACAAAATTAACATGCTGCAACAGCAACTTAGTCAG GAAAAATCAATGGTGGAGGACGTTCACAAAGAG AGGGAACAACTGAAGCTCCTGCTGTCAGCCAAAGAGAAGGAAGAAGGAGCCAGGGCTACAGAGACCGTGAAGGTTCAGCTCCGGAGCCAACTG GGAGATTACGCAGGTCAGTCTGTGATTAAAG GGAAGGAGAATGTTCTCGTCAGGCAGTCTCGTAGTGTGGATTCTGCTCAG ATTTTACAGCCCCCGGTTCCCTCACGTTCCGTATCTCGGCCGTTGGAGCTCTCTCCCCCGGTGACTGGGACCACTAACGAGATGGACATTCTACGGCAAGAACTGATCTCTACCCGTAAGAAGCATGAGGCAGCCCAAGAAGAGGCGGGCTACCTGCAGGCAGCACTGACTCAGAAGACCCATGAATGTGAGGAACTGATCAAAAACCGTGAGGTGGCCAAACGTGAGGCGGACCGGCAAATTCAGGAATTGGAGGGGGCACTGGGAGATGTACAGAAGAGAATGCTGGACTCTGAAGCCAAGGTCAAACAGCTACAGGCCCATGTGGTGGCTGTGAAGGAACACCTAGGCAATCAGATGGTGGATGACCTTAAAACTCAGCTTGGCGACGTCAAGGCCAAATATGAGGGCGCTTCAGCTGAGGTTGGCCGAGTTAGGAACCATCTAAAGCATAGCGAGAAAGCTTTAGAGGAGTACAAGAAGAGTGAGGGTCTTCTGGCCCAGGAGGTCGAGAGACTGGCTGCTGAACTGAACGTGTTGAAAGAAGAGCGGGCACAGATGGCTGAAACTTTGATAGAAACTGAGGCTCAAGTTAAAGAAGCAGAAGTTCGTCTGACGGCCGTGGTTCCTGTAGAGAAATTTGACAACATGAAGAACCTGCTGACCAACGCTGTGgatgagaaagaaagacaacTGGCCGAGCTGAGGGAGGACTATGACCGCGTGCTGGAGGAGGTGGCGGAGCTTCACAGGGAGAAAGGAGGTCAGGACACCATCCTGCTTCAGGAACACGAGAGGGTCAGGACCACTCTGGAGGAACAGTGTGCTGTCTTGAAGAAGAAGTTGGCTGACGTCACTTCCAAGTGCCAGTCCCTGATTTGTGAGGTCGAAGAGGGCGAGGACGAGCGAGAGTTACTCCGGAAAGACCTACAAGAGCTCACCCAAAATCTCCAAACCAAGTTCATTTCCATCGACTCTCATGAAAAAATGAGGAGTGCGCTGGAACTTGCACTGGAGGAGCTGAAGGATCAACTAGAGGAGACGGAGGAGCGTCTAAAAACGATCCGGGAGGAGAAGGTCTCTCTCTTTGAGAACATGAACAACCTAAAGAGCACTCACATGCCCCGTGAAATATATGAAAGCGAAGTTGCTGTGCTGTCTTCCCGCAGCACAGAAATGGAGAAAGACCTAGAGAGTCTCCAGAGGAAGTTTCAGGAAAAAGTGAAGGAGCTGGAGGTCGTGGCATCTGAGAACGTGACACTGAAACGGAGCATTGAAGGAGAGTTTGTTAAAAAGGACGTGCATGAACAAGTTCGTTTGGAATTGGGCGAAGCTTTGGCAAGAGCCAAGGCTGAAATTGCCAAGTTGGAGGAAGATGGAAGAGTCAAAGAAGAAGAGCTGAGAAAGGTGAAAGAAGGAAGCGCTAAGTTGAAGGAGGAGTTTGAGAATGTGCAGAAGAAATTAAAGCAGGACTATATCAGCCTCGCTGAACATGAGGCAGTGACGGGCAAGCTGACCTCTGCCTTAGCTGGGGCCCAAAAGAGAGCCGATGAAGCCTCCACCAAATATCAGTCTGCTCAAGAAGACAACACGAAACTTCATAAAGAAATTGAAGCCCAGAAGAAAGAGCTAGACGCTATTCAGGATGCCATTCATTCCAAGTTTGTGCCACTGACCACTgcggaggagaaggagaagtcTTTTAATGCTACTTTGAAGGACCTAAAAGAGAAACTCGTTGACGTGCAGGTAAGGTACGAGAGTGCTAAGGCCGACTTGGAATGTCAGAGACAGGAGAAGGAGGCAATGAAATTAGAGATTTCTTCTGTACAGCAGAAGCTGGAGGCTAACGTTGTGTCCAGTGAGAAACACAGGGAGGTGGAGGATGACTATAAAAGCCAGGTGGAAACATTGAGTCTGAAGTTGGTGGAGATGGAGCAGCAGTACATGGAAGTGACTGTACAGAGAGCGGAGCTGGAAGAACAGAATGCACTGTGCACAGCGGAAATCCAAAATCTCCAGCGCCGACTGGAGAGCGAGTTTGTTCAGATGGAGCAGTTTGAGACCTTGCAGTGCTCTTTGGGCTCCAGCTTGCAGGAGGCACAGGCTGAGTGTGATCGGCTCCGGGAAGTCTATAATCTGGAGGTCCAACACGTCCAAGAGTTGGAGAGAGAGCTGCAAGGTCGCAGTAATGATAGTCAGTTATTACAGACCTTGGAGAGGGAGGTGACTGATCTCCGGCTGGCcctgagggaggaggaggagaccaGTGCACAGAGGGCTGAGGACGTGGCCACCCTGCAAACAGAGCTTCTCAGAGCAACGCACGCCTTGGATGACCTCCGCAGCCATGAAGGACAGGTGGCTGAACTACGGGCAGAAAAGCAAAGACTGGAGGAGGAGGTGACTGAGCTCAGCGATCGGCTCTTGGGCCTGGAGGATCAATGTGAGGATCTCTACAAAGAGCTGACTCAGGCCCGAGAGGGTGAGAGCAGGGCACGGACAGAGACGGAGAACCTCCAGGCCAAGAGCATTTCAATTGAGAAAGAGATTCGAGAGCTAAAGGAGAGGTATGACAACTCTCTCGTTACCATCGGAGACCTACAGAGGAGGATTCAGACGTCCTCAGAACAGACTGAGGCCAAAGACAAAAGG aTCACAGAACTGTTGGCTGATGTGGAGAGACTAAAGCAGGCCCTGAATGGCCTGTCCCAGCTGGCATACACTGGCAACACGCCCAAcaaaagacacacacaacacattgaCACACTCCAGGCACAGGTCAAGAGTCTCCAGCAGCAGCTGGCT GATGCTGAGAGGCAACATAGAGAGGTGGTTTCAATTTATCGAACTCATCTTCTAAGTGCTGCACAG ggtCACATGGATGAAGACGTCCAAGCAGCCTTGCTGCAGATTATCCGAATGAGGCAGCAGTTTGTGTGCTAA